One window of Triticum dicoccoides isolate Atlit2015 ecotype Zavitan chromosome 5A, WEW_v2.0, whole genome shotgun sequence genomic DNA carries:
- the LOC119303074 gene encoding uncharacterized protein LOC119303074, whose protein sequence is MTHDTQTIPDPPLLSTPPPSCRPAGQPPLLGDPMAMDASPRLYRRLRKASDISIATTAPSSSKRMRTKEEHSSCCEDKISSLPEEILIMILDKLDARTTITTTVLSKRWLDLPRRSHAFYDFSIYDILPPRYHRLKKIAMETKASYEVVKRTQNLTDICDKYDRYNAIKDRSEQWMWKVRLLTPILQRYEHLAMRCYVKRVNAFLLPPDNVQRRSFQKLRLQTFWRPGLDEWFKAAVGRWGVEDLEIVVESPCKQLGFYRLDRCQNVRLKRLLLSNYCHYYATPPLFFQRLTTLTLCKGSSRPHLVYDILRDCLQLVDLRLRDSPHSRAPLHVNFPNSRLKNLQVDNCDIFKIYLTSVPCLETFACRGQPTKLRYGEVPRLRHVSLNFLETGCAYTGELDLIPRKNTHSLSKFFKGVPPPVEEFFLQLRGHQMWLKPTAIISRLTNLKKLFIANVPVDWDTFWIFILFAAAPYLQSLHVHFDNNLEKVSAAGSLDVQVEQPQHHHLRELVVIGFDGVAWQTGFVKRIMRASRRLGRVHLLDGHVVEDKEQELVGLEILPHRREWHECERLEVLEELTDGTGFPVDKIVLE, encoded by the exons ATGACCCACGACACGCAAACAATCCCAGATCCACCGCTGCTGTCTACTCCCCCACCGAGCTGCCGGCCGGCCGGCCAGCCACCGCTGCTCGGAGACCCGATGGCCATGGACGCATCACCTCGGCTCTACCGCCGGCTCAGGAAGGCATCCGACATCTCCATCGCCACAACCGCTCCCTCCTCGTCCAAGCGT ATGCGTACGAAGGAGGAACACAGCAGCTGCTGCGAGGACAAGATCAGCAGCTTACCTGAGGAGATACTGATCATGATCCTTGACAAGCTAGACGCGCGCACAACAATAACCACCACTGTCCTTTCAAAGCGGTGGCTGGATCTTCCTCGGCGATCACACGCATTTTATGATTTTTCCATTTATGATATTCTCCCTCCACGCTACCACAGGCTGAAGAAAATAGCTATGGAGACTAAGGCCAGCTATGAGGTGGTGAAGAGGACTCAGAATCTGACTGACATCTGTGACAAGTACGATCGGTATAATGCCATCAAAGACAGGAGTGAGCAGTGGATGTGGAAAGTCCGTCTGCTCACACCCATCCTGCAACGTTATGAGCATCTGGCCATGCGATGCTATGTTAAACGGGTGAATGCATTCCTTCTGCCTCCCGATAATGTTCAGCGACGGTCTTTCCAGAAGCTGAGGCTTCAAACCTTTTGGAGGCCCGGTCTTGATGAATGGTTTAAGGCAGCGGTTGGCAGATGGGGGGTTGAAGATTTAGAGATTGTCGTCGAGAGCCCTTGCAAGCAATTGGGATTCTATCGGTTAGATAGATGCCAGAATGTGCGGCTGAAACGCCTTCTGCTATCCAATTACTGTCATTATTATGCAACCCCCCCATTGTTTTTTCAGAGGCTCACAACACTTACTCTGTGCAAGGGAAGTTCACGTCCCCACCTCGTATACGATATTCTGAGAGATTGCTTGCAGCTGGTGGATTTGAGGCTGAGGGATAGTCCGCATAGCCGAGCTCCTTTACACGTCAATTTTCCTAACTCAAGGTTGAAGAATCTGCAAGTGGACAACTGCGATATTTTTAAAATCTATCTGACTTCAGTGCCTTGTCTTGAAACATTTGCTTGTCGGGGTCAGCCAACCAAACTACGCTACGGTGAGGTGCCTCGGCTTAGGCATGTGAGTTTGAACTTCTTGGAAACTGGATGTGCATATACTGGTGAGCTTGATTTGATTCCTAGAAAAAACACCCATTCACTAAGCAAATTCTTTAAAGGGGTGCCGCCACCAGTAGAGGAGTTTTTTCTGCAATTGAGAGGGCATCAG ATGTGGCTTAAACCAACCGCCATAATCAGCCGGCTTACCAATCTGAAGAAGTTATTCATTGCAAACGTGCCAGTGGACTGGGATACATTCTGGATATTCATCCTATTTGCTGCCGCACCTTACTTGCAGTCGCTACATGTTCAT TTTGACAATAACTTGGAGAAGGTGAGTGCTGCTGGATCACTAGACGTGCAGGTCGAGCAACCACAGCACCATCACCTCAGAGAACTCGTGGTCATCGGCTTCGATGGAGTGGCGTGGCAGACCGGCTTTGTGAAGCGGATCATGAGGGCGTCGCGGAGGCTGGGGCGTGTCCATTTGCTTGACGGGCACGTCGTGGAGGACAAGGAGCAGGAGCTCGTCGGACTGGAGATTCTCCCGCACCGGCGGGAGTGGCATGAGTGCGAGAGGTTGGAGGTGCTCGAAGAACTCACAGATGGCACTGGTTTCCCAGTTGACAAGATAGTTTTGGAGTGA